The following coding sequences are from one Lolium rigidum isolate FL_2022 chromosome 6, APGP_CSIRO_Lrig_0.1, whole genome shotgun sequence window:
- the LOC124661709 gene encoding anthocyanidin 5,3-O-glucosyltransferase-like: MREEEVKLAMKKTVVLYPGVGVGHLVPMVELAKVFLKHGVAVIVALVDPETKSTDFSDAVARAKTSNPSVDFHVLPPPPPAHVDSSNSQVASMEHHLTKISQFLTTMNAPLRDFLRSLPSVDALILDMFCVDAQDVAAELKLPVYYFFASGAAALAIFLNLPSMVAGSTAKMNELGDSVITFPGVPPFKASDLPNEVTGGGGALPVIIGMFDRMPRADGILINSFDSLEPRAVRALRDGLCVPGGATPPVYCIGPLVSAGGGGKEHECTTWLDAQPDKSVVFLSFGSLGTFSAKQLLEIAVGLEKSGERFLWVVRSPRSPDFKYGDPLPEPDLDALLPDGFLERTKNRGFVVKSWAPQVEVLRHRATGAFVTHCGWNSALEGVTAGLPLLCWPLYAEQRVNKVHIVEEMKLGVEIRGYNQELVKAQEVEEKVRWVMASDGGKALRDRAAAAKEGAAEALKEGGSSYSAFVQFLQNLDTATPLAGLM; this comes from the coding sequence ATGCGAGAAGAAGAGGTGAAACTAGCAATGAAGAAAACCGTCGTGCTGTACCCTGGCGTTGGCGTCGGCCACCTGGTGCCCATGGTCGAGCTCGCCAAGGTGTTCCTCAAGCACGGCGTGGCCGTCATCGTGGCGCTCGTCGACCCGGAGACCAAGTCCACGGACTTCTCGGACGCGGTCGCCCGCGCCAAGACCTCCAACCCCTCCGTCGACTTCCacgtcctgccgccgccgccgcccgcgcacgTGGACTCATCAAACTCTCAAGTCGCGTCCATGGAGCACCACCTCACCAAGATATCGCAGTTCCTCACCACCATGAACGCGCCCCTCCGCGACTTCCTCCGCTCGCTGCCCTCCGTCGACGCGCTCATCCTCGACATGTTCTGCGTCGACGCCCAGGACGTCGCGGCCGAGCTCAAGCTGCCGGTCTACTACTTCTTCGCGTCgggcgccgccgccctcgccatttTCCTCAACCTGCCGAGCATGGTCGCCGGCAGCACTGCGAAGATGAATGAGCTCGGCGACTCTGTGATCACTTTCCCGGGCGTTCCTCCGTTCAAGGCTTCGGACTTGCCCAACGAAgttaccggcggcggcggggcgctaCCGGTCATCATTGGCATGTTTGACAGAATGCCTCGTGCCGACGGGATTCTCATCAATTCGTTCGACTCGCTGGAGCCGCGCGCGGTGCGCGCTCTAAGAGACGGACTCTGTGTCCCTGGTGGTGCCACGCCGCCGGTCTACTGCATCGGGCCGTTAGTCTCGGCCGGAGGTGGAGGCAAGGAGCACGAGTGCACCACGTGGCTGGACGCGCAGCCAGACAAGAGCGTAGTGTTCCTCTCCTTCGGCAGCCTGGGCACCTTCTCCGCCAAGCAGCTTCTGGAGATCGCGGTGGGGCTCGAgaaatcaggagagaggtttctgTGGGTTGTCCGGAGCCCGCGCAGCCCAGACTTCAAGTACGGCGACCCGCTGCCGGAGCCCGACCTCGACGCGCTCCTGCCGGACGGCTTCTTGGAGAGGACAAAAAACAGAGGGTTCGTCGTCAAGTCCTGGGCGCCGCAGGTGGAGGTGCTCCGCCACAGGGCCACCGGCGCGTTCGTCACGCACTGCGGCTGGAACTCGGCGCTCGAGGGCGTCACCGCAGGGCTGCCGCTGCTCTGCTGGCCGCTCTACGCCGAGCAGAGGGTCAACAAGGTGCACATAGTGGAAGAGATGAAGCTCGGGGTGGAGATCAGAGGCTACAACCAGGAACTGGTTAAGGCccaggaggtggaggagaaagtcAGGTGGGTCATGGCGTCCGACGGCGGCAAGGCGCTCAGGGACCGGGCGGCGGCAGCCAAGGAAGGAGCAGCCGAGGCGCTCAAAGAAGGGGGCTCGTCTTACTCGGCGTTTGTTCAATTCCTCCAGAATCTGGATACTGCAACCCCACTCGCAGGATTGATGTGA
- the LOC124661791 gene encoding UDP-glycosyltransferase 88A1-like, with protein MKQTVVLYPGAGVSHVGAMKELANVFLKHGYDVTMVMIEPPFKSSDSGASAIQRIAASNPSINFHILPALPAPDFAASGKHPFLLLLQLFLGYNELFEEFLRSFHRRRLHSVVLDMFCVHALDVCVKLGIPVYTFFASGASCLSVLTQFPALIAGRRTGLKELGDTPLDFLGVPPMPASHLIKELLEHPEDELCKKMTNIWKRNTETMGVLVNTFESVESRAVQSLRDPLCVPGRILPPIYCIGPLVSKGSKDGDDVERNECLTWLDSQPDRSVVFLCFGSKGTVSAEQLKEIAVGLETSGQRFLWSVRTPAGSRDAKKYLEVRPEPDLDTLMPEGFLERTKGRGLVIKSWAPQVDVLRHNATGAFVTHCEWNSVLEAVSAGVPMLCWPLEAEQKMNKVCMTEDMGIAVELDGYMSGFVKAEEVEAKVRLVIEGKDGRQLRARVAARKQEAEAALKEGGSSQAAFVQFLLDVDKMGEQLGE; from the coding sequence ATGAAGCAGACCGTCGTCCTGTACCCCGGCGCCGGCGTCAGCCATGTTGGCGCCATGAAGGAGCTCGCCAACGTCTTCCTCAAGCATGGCTATGATGTCACCATGGTGATGATCGAGCCGCCCTTCAAGTCGTCCGACTCCGGCGCCAGCGCCATCCAGCGCATTGCCGCCTCCAACCCGTCCATCAATTTCCACATCCTACCGGCACTCCCTGCCCCCGACTTCGCCGCCTCCGGCAAGCACCCCTTCCTACTCCTTCTTCAGCTCTTTCTTGGGTACAACGAGCTTTTCGAAGAATTCCTCCGCTCCTTCCACCGAAGACGCTTGCACTCCGTTGTCCTCGACATGTTCTGCGTCCACGCTCTCGACGTCTGCGTGAAGCTCGGCATCCCGGTCTACACGTTCTTTGCCTCGGGCGCCTCGTGCCTGTCCGTCCTGACCCAGTTTCCGGCGCTGATAGCTGGCAGGCGGACAGGCCTGAAGGAGCTCGGGGACACGCCGCTTGATTTCCTCGGTGTTCCGCCGATGCCGGCCTCCCATCTCATCAAGGAGCTGCTGGAGCACCCGGAGGACGAGCTGTGCAAGAAAATGACCAACATCTGGAAGCGCAACACTGAGACGATGGGCGTTCTGGTGAACACATTCGAGTCAGTGGAGAGTCGGGCTGTGCAGTCGCTCAGGGACCCGCTATGCGTCCCCGGCCGGATCCTGCCCCCTATCTACTGCATCGGGCCATTGGTCAGCAAGGGCTCGAAGGATGGCGACGACGTGGAGAGGAATGAGTGCCTCACGTGGCTTGATTCGCAGCCGGACCGCAGCGTCGTCTTCCTCTGCTTCGGGAGCAAGGGCACAGTCTCTGCGGAGCAGCTCAAGGAGATAGCCGTTGGCCTGGAGACATCCGGGCAGCGGTTCCTATGGTCTGTGCGCACGCCGGCCGGAAGCCGCGATGCGAAGAAATACTTGGAGGTGCGCCCTGAGCCGGACCTTGACACGCTCATGCCGGAGGGGTTCCTAGAGCGGACCAAGGGCAGGGGCCTCGTCATCAAGTCATGGGCGCCGCAGGTGGACGTGCTTCGCCACAACGCGACCGGCGCATTCGTGACGCACTGCGAGTGGAACTCAGTGCTGGAGGCCGTCTCGGCCGGCGTCCCGATGCTGTGTTGGCCGCTGGAAGCGGAGCAAAAGATGAACAAGGTGTGCATGACGGAGGACATGGGCATCGCGGTGGAGCTGGACGGGTACATGTCGGGTTTTGTGAaggcggaggaggtggaggctaAGGTGAGGCTGGTGATAGAGGGTAAGGATGGGAGACAGCTAAGGGCGCGGGTGGCTGCTCGCAAACAAGAGGCGGAGGCAGCGCTGAAGGAAGGAGGGTCGTCACAGGCGGCGTTCGTCCAGTTTCTGTTGGATGTGGATAAGATGGGAGAGCAGCTCGGCGAGTGA
- the LOC124662005 gene encoding UDP-glycosyltransferase 88A1-like has translation MKKTVVLYPGAGVSHVVAMAELANVFLKHGYDVTMVMVEPPFKSSDSGAAAIQRIAASNPSISFHFLPALPAPDFAASGKHPVLLFLQLFLDYNQLLEAFLLSFPRKRLHSVVLDMFCVHALDVCVKLGIPVYTFFASGASCLSVLTQFPALIASRRTGLKELGDTPLEFLGVPPMPASHLIKELLEHPEDELCKAMTNIWKRNTETMGVLVNTFESLESRAVQSLRDPLCVPGRVLPPVYCVGPLVSEGVKGGDGAERNECLAWLDSQLDRSVVFLCFGSKGTVSAEQLKEIAAGLERSGQRFLWSVRTPAESQDAKKYLEVRPEPDLDALMPEGFLERTKDRGLVVKSWAPQVDVLRHRATGAFVTHCGWNSVLEAVSAGVPMLCWPLDAEQKMNKVCMTEDMGVAVELDGYMTGFVKAEEVEAKVRLVIEGEDGRQLRARVSARKQEVEAALEEGGSSRAAFVQFLLDVDSIGEQIAE, from the coding sequence atgaagaagaccgTCGTCCTGTACCCCGGCGCCGGCGTTAGTCATGTCGTTGCCATGGCCGAGCTAGCCAACGTCTTCCTCAAGCACGGCTACGATGTCACCATGGTGATGGTCGAGCCGCCCTTCAAGTCGTCCGACTCCGGCGCAGCCGCCATCCAGCGGATCGCCGCCTCCAACCCGTCCATCTCTTTCCACTTCCTCCCGGCACTCCCTGCCCCCGACTTCGCTGCCTCGGGCAAGCACCCAGTCCTACTCTTTCTCCAGCTCTTTCTCGATTACAACCAGCTGCTCGAAGCATTCCTCCTCTCCTTCCCCCGGAAACGGTTGCACTCCGTTGTCCTCGACATGTTCTGCGTCCACGCTCTGGACGTCTGCGTGAAGCTCGGCATCCCGGTCTACACGTTCTTCGCCTCAGGTGCATCGTGCCTGTCCGTCCTGACCCAGTTCCCAGCGCTCATAGCCAGCAGGCGGACTGGCCTGAAGGAGCTCGGGGACACGCCGCTTGAATTCCTCGGTGTTCCGCCCATGCCGGCGTCCCATCTCATCAAGGAGCTGCTGGAGCACCCGGAGGACGAGTTGTGCAAGGCGATGACCAACATCTGGAAGCGCAACACCGAGACGATGGGCGTTCTCGTGAACACGTTCGAGTCGCTGGAGAGCCGGGCGGTGCAATCGCTCAGGGACCCGCTCTGTGTCCCCGGCAGGGTCCTGCCTCCGGTCTACTGCGTTGGGCCGTTGGTTAGCGAGGGCGTGAAGGGTGGCGACGGCGCGGAGAGGAACGAGTGCCTCGCGTGGCTTGATTCGCAGCTGGACCGCAGCGTCGTGTTCCTCTGCTTCGGAAGCAAGGGCACGGTCTCCGCGGAGCAGCTAAAGGAGATAGCCGCTGGCCTAGAGAGGTCCGGGCAGCGGTTCCTATGGTCCGTGCGGACGCCGGCCGAAAGCCAAGACGCGAAGAAATACTTGGAGGTGCGCCCTGAGCCGGACCTTGATGCGCTGATGCCGGAGGGGTTCCTAGAGCGGACCAAGGACAGGGGCCTCGTCGTCAAGTCGTGGGCACCCCAGGTGGACGTGCTCCGCCACCGCGCGACCGGCGCGTTCGTGACGCACTGTGGGTGGAACTCGGTGCTGGAAGCCGTCTCCGCGGGAGTCCCGATGCTGTGTTGGCCGTTGGACGCGGAGCAAAAGATGAACAAGGTGTGCATGACAGAGGACATGGGCGTCGCGGTGGAGCTGGATGGGTACATGACTGGTTTTGTGAaggcggaggaggtggaggccaaGGTGAGGCTGGTGATAGAGGGCGAGGATGGGAGACAGCTTAGGGCGCGGGTTTCTGCTCGCAaacaggaggtggaggcggcgctgGAGGAAGGGGGCTCGTCAAGGGCGGCGTTCGTTCAGTTTCTCTTGGATGTGGATAGTATCGGAGAGCAGATAGCCGAGTGA